The DNA segment TTTCCGTCGGGTGATTTTCATCATGTGATTGAAaatcaggaaaaacaaacatttaaaactaaagATTTTCTTCAGTCGTCGTGTCACTGAGCCTTTCCAGTGgccgacctttgacctttagaGACGCCTCTGATAATAAACACAGTTTCGTTTCCATGTCGACCATCTGAGGTGCACGTTGTTCTGATCCACCAGAAAGTGTCCTTCCTCTGAGCTCCACTCCTGTGATTCTGACACCACGAGGGCCCACTGTACTTAACTCATCCACATAGTTATATCCTGTATagatactgtatgtatgtacgTTTGTATAGGAGTTATTATTGTATGCTGTTGGTATTAACCAAATCCTGGGTGTAACACCGCATGATATCGATGTTGTAAAATGAAGACAAGTTGCACAGGCTGATGAGTGATGGTGGTTCTTCTTGTCAATAAATCACCTTTACacctaaaacacttttctttacaCAAGTTAATGAGTTTACACTCAGTTACTTTATTATTCACAGTGTGAGTAAACATCTCATTCATATATTATCATATTCACATTCAAGCTTTgcatcataataaataaatcagtgctatatatatatattttccagtAATTGTTCAGAATCTGTTCTTTAACATCCTCAATTATTTCACATGATTATGAAACAGAACTTTTTATCTACTATTCCTAATAGTGTTTGAAAGACGATGATGTTAATGTGACTATACAAAGTGAAAGGGTTGAAACCAGTGAGGTGTGCGTCCGCCCACAGACTGGGACGATGAGCCTGAAGCTGGTTTGAAAACATCAAGTGCAGATATGAAACATAAAGTCAGTAACTCAAACAAGGCAGACGTTGATATATTTAGGTCCTTAAGCAATAAAACCTGCCCTGTTCTGCTAAATAACTTAAAAGGACATAAAACTACTTCATTACTTtaactttgctgctgctgttgagctCTGCTGTGATGCTTATTAACAGTAAAGGTTATAAGTTTGATATCTACCAGGGATGataggaaaacaaacatgacagtgaAACTCAGGACACACTACAGCCGCAGAGCGAGGCTGCGTCATGTGACCGGGGACTGTCACATGGTCTGGAGCTCTGTTCCCCGTCAGGCGAGTGAGTTAACGCAGCAAATAACGGGAAAGAAGGTTTTGGACTCTTCGTGTTTGGGACTGAAGACGGAAGATGACATGAGCGGTGAAGTTAGTTTTCAGAGGAGTCGGTCTCTTCTGTGGAGCCGTCGCTCTCCACCTCAATCCTCCGCCTGTGGTGGATGTTCCTCCGCGGCGAGgccttcctctgcagctccttcagcccGACCACCGCGCTGCCACTGCTGTTGCTGCCGGGACTCACGGAGATCTGAGCGATTCTGGACAGAGACGGAAACCAGATGTGAAAACACgacagagggaggcaggaggaggaaaaggagaaaacagcaAAAGGACCAAAAAAGTGTGAACGTGTCTGTTGataaaggtttgtgtgtgtgtgtgtgtgtgtgtgtgtgtgtgtgtgtgtgtgtgtgtgtgtgtgtgtgtgtgtgtgtgtgtgtgtgtgtgtgtgtgtgtgtgtgtgtgtgtgtgtgtttgtgtgcacgctCTCACAGTTTGTCCAGTTCCTGGTCCATCTCTGGGTCAATAAGTGACTCTGCTTTGCTCGGCAACACTCCTGCACAGAGAGTTGTGTTAATGAAACTataaactgaaatgtttgtgttgctgctctgtGTCGGCCTCACGTGCCGTGAGAAGTAAAGACGTCTCAACCCTGTGTAATATCAAACCTACCAATAGTTTGGTTGATGCTCTCATGTTTAGCGAGACTCATTAAGAAGCTGTAGTAACAGATTTTGTCGGCGTCTTCCAGAATTTCTCTCATGCAGGACCTGGAGGgatgactacacacacacacacacacacacacacacacacacacacacacacacacacacacacacacacacacacacacacacacacacacacacacacacacacacacacacacacacacacacacacacacacacacacacacacacttaaattcaAACAACCTGTGACTTCAGATGacagcttttttcttttggatACAACACACACTATAACACTGTCTGGACCTGGAATGTGCacgtgtgtctcacctgtgtttGAACCGGTCACAGAGGGCGTCTATACTTTGACAAAGAGTGGACGGTTCCACGCCgtccggctgctgctgccgctcctTGTCGTTCTCCTCTGCGGCCACGGAGGGGAGCTGCTCTACGGAGTCGGAGGTGGGGACGATGACGGTGTTGGGACTCTTCCCCGCCAACAGGTCGTGGTAGATCATCAGGACGCTGTCCAGGAACTCTACAGACGCAGGGGACAGGGGACAGGGGACAGTGGACAGTGGACAGTCAGAGGTCAGGGGGTTGAACTCTGCTTCATTCAGCTTCTGATGGGACGATTCATCCCTCGTTACAAGTTCTCATGTTTctattatcattttaaaatcacatatCTAACCAGAGGAAATATTACAGTTTGGTTTACAAAAAGTTTTCACTATAGTGtaattttaaagcaacactatgaaACTTTTTGACCTTAAACCAGCAGCttgagcgtctgttctctgtaactctgctgagtgggttccatctcctgtgagaagaactgactgagagtcagcttcaactgtcacaaccagctccagttgaagagtgaagctgaactgagatcagttaaaaacactctgaagttattaaaaaccagagtttatctccaatattcagcaggaaactgttaaaacatgatgaatcatgaacagagtttggtggatttgttacagcagcagctcttctggttcaggaagcagaggatcatgggtaatatccagctttcagttgtgtttcagttcagtgggaCGACTCAGTCAGAGTCAACACATCGACAGTCATCAATCAGACAGAGTCCAACAGAGTTAATCACCACAtgaggctgcagggggcgctgttgatcTATAAATGTAACATAGTGTTTCTTCAAGGGGGAACATCAACATTTCAGTTTAGAATCTATTCCAGATCAAAGTCTAACTGTTTGAAGTTTGATTGTGTCGGTAAAGTGCTTATCGTTATGTCACCTCATCATTAACCCGGGTTACAGACAAACTGAGTGAACTGAATGTATTGACCAGGACACCACGTGTATATACATGAATGATAAACAGCTGTACCTTGGTAgtagagctgcagctggaaggCGTAAAGAAAGTCAGAGAAGGACATCAGACAGTCTATGGCGTCGTCCATCAGCACAATTCTACAGGACAAGAACAGAAAAGCAGTGACCAACAGTTTGAACCAGTTTAATAATGTCAATGAGTTAAGTCCAGTGGTGAAGCGCCCATTAACAGACCGGACGTCCCAGCAGTAAAATATGTAAGAACCAAAACACCTGCAGGGGACGCAGCATGGAAAGAGAATCTAAAATATGAACCATTAAATGTGAAGGACAATGACTGAAAGGttagattttctttaaatgttttgttgtccCAGTAAACGTATATTCATCCTTTATTCAATCAGGGAATcccttgaaaataaaatataattttcaaggGTGTGAAGATAACAGACGATTTCAAGGTCTTCAACAAAGTTATAGAAATCCATGCTACTGCAATACAGCTTGTACTTAATATTATAAGTAATACTATAATAGTCTCTAAATTTCACTCCATGTAATGTTAAAGTTTTGAAGAGCAAGCAAACAATGGAGTGATTCTCTGAGCGACATCTTTTactacagttttaaaaaaaaccctaaaAGAGTTGGTTGAGGTGAAAAAAGATACATTTCAGGGTAAAGGTGTGGTGTTGTGTCTGTAGTGTGTCTGTAGTGTGTCtgtagtgtgtctgtgcactgaCCTGGCTGCACTCTGCACCACCTCAACTGGGAAGTCTGGACACAACAACTGCAGCAGAGACCTGCACTCCAGCACGGAGAGTAAgtctgcaacacaacaacacgtgACACTGATGTTAGATCTTGAAGACATCTTCACTCTCTGATCCTCACTCACCTGCTGAGAGGAGCCTGGTTGTTCAGAGAACTCGTCAATAATTACAATACACAGTAATAAAACCATAACTTAACCATCGTGACTCGAAACATTTGTCTCCCACCTCCACTCTTGCCGATCTGTCTGAAGCACCTCCAGAAGACTCTGATGAAGGAGGCTCTGTTGTGAGGAGTGGCCCTGATGTAGTTGTACTCTCGGAAGAGGACGTGGTTACTGTTCTTCACGCTGCtgaaactacaaacacacacacacacacacacacacacacacacacacacacacacgttacaaaACCACCTCAGCTGACAGAAATGTGATTAGGACGTCTCACTGTTTACATGACATTAGCTACACACATGTACCACTGGCTCATTGTGTCATGTTTACAAAAGGCAGTGCACAAGCATGTACTGTCCTGAAGTGTgtagattttcttttactgttttaactCATGTCATCAACctcattttaatgaatgtgcTGAAACCTGAGAGCAGCTGGAAGTGTGGAAATCTCTAAACGTAAGATTAAGACACATCTCTTTAGCTTGGCTTGTGATTAAATAGAGTTTATGTTAAAGCATATATGTTCTAAAGTTTCTTGAATTTTATCTGACTGTTAATATTTTAGTACGTGTTTTTTATCCAATTCAATTGACTTTTTACTCGATCTTCCATTTAGTGAACTTTATaaaggttgtttttattattatttctttataaTTTGATGGCATCTCATTGTGAGCATTTCTATTAGTTTAGTCTGATTCAGCTCTTTGACCTGCAGGTGATGACGCTTCACTGATGACTGggtgtgaacacaaacacttacTATTCAGCAAAGTACCGGATCAGCCCAAACTGAGTGTACTCCTCCTTGTGCTCCAGCAGCTGAGTGACTGCATCGCTCAGGTAGAACAACACGTTGCTGTCAGCtgtgagggacacacacacacacacacacacacacacacacagagagacacacacagagagacagacacacacacacacacacagagagagacacagagagacagagagacagagagacagacacacacacacacacacacacacacacacacacacagagagagacacagagagacacacacacacacacacacacacacacacagagagacacacacacacacagagagagacacacacacacagagagagagacacacacacacagagagagagagagagagagagagagagagagagagagagagagagagagagagagagagagagagagacacacacacacacacacacacacagagagtacACGTCTTAATGAGGCAGAGAATAAAGAGCTAAAGCTAACGAGCTAAGCAGCTAGCACGGGACGTACCCAGGTATTGGTCCGCGGACACGGTGGAGTTAAACCGGTTCATCCTGGTTCTCTTCTCGGGGGACAGCGGTGAATCCAACCTGAAGACGTGTTTGGTGTCTGTAGCTACACGTGACACGTACATGTTATGTCTGTGTCCTTGGGATCTCTGCTAACTGTCCGTCCTGACACGGTGGAAGCCATGGAAACAACGGGGTGTTGTGAGTTACATCATTAAATGCCCCCGGACAACAACAGCTGAACAAAGGTTCCTCAGCTGTTCTCTGCACAATAataatatctatctatctatctatctatctatctatctatctatctatctatctatctatacatatgtctgtctgtctatctgtctatctatctatctatctatctatctatctatctatctatctatctatctatctgtctgtctgtctatctatctgtctatctgtctatctatctatctatctatctgtctatctgtctatctatctatctatctgtctatctgtctatctatccatctatctatctatctatctatctatctatctatctgtctgtctgtctatctatctgtctatctatctatctatctatctatctatctatctgtctatctatctatctatctatctatctatctatctatccatctatctatctatccattttGGACACTGTGTCGTGTCAGTTAACTCTATGTTTTGAAGAACAGTTTATGGCCTTTATGAGTTTATGTATCCTCCACGATTAACCCTTTGACACACAAGCTATGCAAACTCCTTCTAAAGCACGTAGAAGTACAGAAATGTACATAAatttataaagtaagaaaggaaaataatgatttgtgttcaatcaaaaacaagatatttaatgaatagttagaatattaaatgataaaatacatttatttcgAACATAAAGCAAAGacacactcatgcatgaaataacacaggaaatgaatacagGTCATTTTTGAGCATTAGAAGTgattcaaaaaatatttttattcaaaaagtaacaaagaaaaaattaaaaacaagttaattggggaaaacctgaaatactgaatgatgaaattcattaactgtaaagatatagaaaataaaaactgccgGGTCACAAAGGGTTAAAGATTTCCATCTGGTGTCTGCAGCCACAACCTCTTTTTGAAAATGACCTCAAGCTACTGTTATAcaagggcgtgtgtgtgtgtgttattacatcagaattattaaattatgtaaTCATGTAATTGGGTGTATAATCTGCATTCAGACCAATCGCATAATGGAGGGGTGCGTCTGTCgcagcagccaatcaaatctTTGCCACGCACGAGCAATTCGTGTGGTTGTCCAATCAGCATCAAATGTCATATCCTGAGGGCGGGCCGTAGTTCAAATGTAGCCAATCAGCGGCTCTGTCGATCGACAAATGAGGAAGTCAACCGTGTCGTgatgtgtaaaatataaatatcaagataaatatacacaaatacaaatgtaaatatatataaatgttaatgtaaatatatataaatgttaatgtaaataCATCGGACGTGAATCTCATCATGTAGTTTTTAATCTGTGTGGTTCTTCATGGAGCTGCGAATACAACTCTttgtaataaatattaaataaataaatgtctcacTCTCTCAATTCTCgcccctgtctctcctcctgtctccctcctgtctctctcctcctgtctccccctgtctctttctctctctcctgtctccctcctgtctctctcctcctgtctccccctgtctctttctctctcctcctgtctcccccactgtctctcctcctgtctccccctgtctctctctcctgtctctctcctcctgtctcccccACTGTCTCTCCGCCCTTccattatctctctctcccctgtctctctccattttctcctcctgtctccccctgtctctcctcctgtctctctccccctgtctcccctcctgtctctcctcctgtctccctctctctgtctctcctgtctctcctcctgtctccctcctgtctctcctcctgtctccctctctctgtctctcctgtctccccctgtctctcctcctgtctctctccccctgtctcccctcctgtctctcctcctgtctccctctctctgtctctcctgtctctccctcctgtctccccctgtctctctctcctgtctccctcactGTCTCTCCGCCCTTccattatctctctctcccctgtctctcctcctgtctctctccccctgtgtcacctcctgtctcccctcctgtctccctcctgtctctcctcctgtctccctcctgtctctcctcctgtctccctctctctgtctctcctgtctccctcctgtcgctcctcctgtctctccctcctgtctccccctgtctctccgCCCTTccactgtctctcctcctgtctctctctgtctctcctgtctccctcccctgtctcccctcctgtctctccgCCCTTCCACTGtctcccctcctgtctctccgCCCTTCCACTGTcttccctcctgtctctcctcctgtctctcctcctgtcttccctcctgtctctctctgtctctctcctgtctctcctcctgtctctcctcctgtcttccctcctgtctctctctgtctctctcctgtctctccccctgtctcccctcccgtctcctcctgtctcctcctgtctcccctcCCGTCTCCTCCTGTCACTCCTCCTGTCTCcgctcctgtctctctctgtctctcctcctgtctccgcCCTTccactgtctctcctcctgtctccgcCCTTccactgtctctcctcctgtctccgcCCTTCCACTGTCTCTCCGCCCTTGGAGACATTTCAAAAACCTGCAAACAAGCTGGACAGAGGCAGCAACCACAAAACCGGAAGTTGCCTTTAACTCGATCCTAAAACAAAATGCCAGCTGCCTGATTCTCCggtgagacacagaaacacatcagtTTATATTCATCTACGTTaattaacagaaaaacatatGAAAACTATTGAACATACACGAGTTGATTCCACAGTTTGCACGAGGGAGCCCCGCGGTGTCTCTGAGCTTTACTGTGAAACGGAAGTGGCGTTTTGTTTAGCAGGTGTCAGTGGTGAAGTTGGTATAAAGCTCGGCTGGGCTCCACCACACAGAAACCAGTATCCCTCCATTAAAGCGGACAGCCAGCGGCGCATTGTCTCCCACTGACCCCAGCAGGTAACGTCAAATGTCCGATTCCGTCTCAGAACTCGCAGTTAGCTCCGGGCTAACGAGGCTAGCTGGCCGGGTGCCCCTCGGTGTGAAGTGCGTGGCTCGGCCTGGCTGTGTTGGCGCGGATGGACGATTAGCTCGTAGCCCGGTTTCCCGGCAGCTAACGGCGGCTAACGAGGAGCCAGGGCTCGCTGGGaacctttttccctttttggggCCGAAACCCAGTAAACCAGTTCGTGCACCGAGCCAGACGCGCGTGCGTTTACCCCGAGGAGACGTTGGACCCAGTAACGGCGTTTGAACCCGCACCTAGCAACTGTCAGTGTTGTTGCTACGTTAGCTAGTTAATGGCGCTCACATGACTGGTAACCGCCGACAGCTAGTTAAGATGCCGACCACTCCCAGTGCGAGGACACTGGGACTGTTGTTATTGACACAACCAGATCGTGACTGGCACCGGTAGCTGACCTTCGCTGGCCTGGTTGGTAGTGACTGGTCGGGGTGCCGGGGTGCAGGCTAGTTTGTGGGTGCACGCAGGGCAGCtgtgcgtggggggggggggttcattcATACCCCAGGTTGTGTTTACGTTTGAATGTGGGTCAGAATTTCAGATGCGTTGTTTTGCAGTGTAGTTGACCTGCCTGCTCCCTCGTGCACATGCTCCTACCTGTCGTGAAACCCTGTGTGATGGGGGTcacagctgggggggggggggggttgatgaggCTGTTCTGCAGCGTGGGGCAATTATTTGATCTCTGAACTAGACTGTTGTGTCCCAGAGGAATTCATATTCaatgattatgattattttccCGTTATATCCACATTACTATTGACTTGTCCTAGATtctatcaccccccccccccccatatatAAGATgagaaatttgcaatattacagcagcaagagtcaaaactAGGCATCATTAAGTAACATGTAATgcttaagtgtaaggaatatacATGgaatacagtgtaaaaacaggaaacatatGTGCAGTGTATTGCTCATGAACCATTGTATTGCACAGTTAGGAGAGTTAAACCAGTAAAAGGTGAAGTGCAGTCCATAATGGGTGCATGTAgttctactgggagcagagctggttgtaatTCAGGCTCTGCCTCCTTCCGAGGCTGCGTTTGAAGACCGGTTGCGTCGCGGTGCTGCGACTAGGCTGTCACATTTCGAAAGCTGTTTCAAATGTGGAAAGCAAATACGTCCTTTGGACCCAGAGACACGGAGGCTCTGACGTGTGGATCATTCCCATCCCATCCTATCCCAGGACTCGCTGTAGTGCCGGCAGGCGACGAGACGTCTGATGCTTGAGTATTAGCTTAACGcaaccgaacagctaacggTTCACATGTCAAAAAACCAAGGAGCATTAGTTGCATCCAACTTCAGCTACGTTGCTAggcaacagaaataaaagcaggatCAACTGGTGATGCTGATCACGGAAAGCTTCTGTAGACCAGACGTCTCGTTTCAGTTCGACCTTCGCAGTCTACCCGACCCTTTTGTAAACGGCGTCCTCTGAAGGAGGCGGGTCTCTGAATTTGGGGCGCAGCTATTAAGTGTATAAATCAACAACCATTAGCCAGAGCAACATATCATTAGTTTGTCTACAACCGTTTGCTGTTATCCAGataacttcaggtttaacttCTCAGTCCTATGaagctggtttgtttgttgcagggtaaatcaccatggtaactgatGCTGAACCATCAACCTGAAGTTTGAGATGAGAGGTCAATACCTGCCAAGAACTgaactactgaccaatcagatcactggAAAACCAGAGTGTCCATccaagagacaaacaaccaatcacactCAGTTAATTTAGattctccaattaacctaaccccaatctgcatgtcctgggaggaaactggaaaacccacgcagagattgggggggggggggggacatggaACGCACAACTATTATAGCTTCATTTGAATTCAACAAAGATCCTTTGATTCCTGACAAACTAAAGCCtctaatgtattttattataaaaggATCAACGAACTGTTTATTAATGAACATTTCAAGCTCATTACTCATTaacctcttttctcttctctctgctttggcagcagaaacactgacatCACTTTTAACGTTTTTATCTGTGTCGCATGTTCATAATAGTTTGTTCATCATCagtcaacaaacaaataatctgTTATAATCCTAGTAAAATGTATCTGTTcgttcatattcatatattctaGTTATGTGATCATCATTTACGTTTCACTTTGTGGAATGTTACTTTTGGAGGTCCCTATTACCGACTTTACCATCAGATATTAGCTTTATATATctacattatataaatatttagaCTTTATTCATGGTTCTGACGATGATCCTCAGAATAAGCGGCTCCGCCTCTGTCTCATAAACACTCGTAGCTGGATAAGAAAACCAACAGTTAACTGAGACGGTCGATAACCAGCTTCAGAGTTTTCATACAGTTTATTAGGAAAGCTGCGGTTAGGTGAACTGAAGCCGGATAACAAAATATTCTGTGAATGTTGAACATGCTTCGTAGCACAGGCCCCATGCTATATactttttaaagtgaaaagagGTGGGTTTTAAGTTGTGTTTTGTAGGAGGACAGTTCCGTGCAGTCTCTGGTTTgttgagggagagggagggaggggggggggctgctgttGTGGACGCCCTGTCGCCTCAGGTCAACAAGAGGATTCTTGGAAAGCTTTCAAGTCGTGTTCTATGCGTCTGTGCACGAGTCTTATGGACAAGCAAGGTCACGTTGAATAAGCAATTTCCTTTTAACAGAGATCGGTGCTCTCTACTCATCCAGAGGCCTGTTACAGAGTTTGTAACACATTTGTGGCAGGGGTGGTAAAATGTTAAGGACACTACTGTGAGTCATATTCGCATGAACAATTTGAAAGACTCAATTTGTCAGGTTTTCATTGCTTATGTGTAATTTTGGCTCCATGACGACAGCACTTTGCAGAGATGTGGATAATCTTGAGCCTGTTTACGAGACTGGGCCGGATCAATAGGAAATATGAACCCGTAGCCGCTCCCTGAATGTGCATTAGACGATCACATGCTAATACTTTCCACTGGAAGTAAGTGACTGACAGATACGGCAACTGACTTCACTTGATTCAGTCTCTTATTGCCAACAACTGACAATAACGAAAAATATTTTTAGCACATGTAAAGCTGTTTCTTAGTTGGAACATAGTGATCTAGATTACTGGTACTGATATTGACTCCAGGCTAAACTAAAGTATTTTCTGGAGCAACTGACATACCCTCTGGATCACTTCAGGAGATtattcagagttcagtgcatgtctgaaagcatctgaAGCAGGGTTTTTCCCAGGCTGAAAATTTGATGGGGGTGGTACTGAGCCATCAGACCGTGGGGGGGTTTGTACCAGGACGTGGGCAGACACCCggggagccatgcacagctccactatgtCCGCTTGCAGTGTTCATTTGAGGTCTTTTATGTTTataccatttttaaaaaagtaatttctttTACAGATACTattacctttccctcaagttctggtacaatcatacagaagctatttaattattttatagtAATCAACTGCTAGTGATGAATTTGGCCCGGGACCAACCTGATCACTATAAGTCGTTACAGTTTTGACTCAATTCTCTATGTTAAGTGGTTAATGTGAAGTCCCTGAGTTGTTGAATGTCTCCAGCAGAGATGTGAATAAAGTTGCTGCAGCTATAGTAGGATTTTTAGTGTTTACCTTTTCCTCCAGCAGTCCaacagtaaatatatttgtgttgtttttccagtTGAGTACGTTTGGGGAAGCCCACCCCTCCAGTGGCCAACATGGGGGACGATAGCGAGTGGCTGAAGCTTCCCGTCGACCAGAAATGTGAACACAAGGTGAGTTTTCCTCAGATT comes from the Hippoglossus hippoglossus isolate fHipHip1 chromosome 6, fHipHip1.pri, whole genome shotgun sequence genome and includes:
- the c6h11orf49 gene encoding UPF0705 protein C11orf49 homolog; the protein is MYVSRVATDTKHVFRLDSPLSPEKRTRMNRFNSTVSADQYLADSNVLFYLSDAVTQLLEHKEEYTQFGLIRYFAEYFSSVKNSNHVLFREYNYIRATPHNRASFIRVFWRCFRQIGKSGDLLSVLECRSLLQLLCPDFPVEVVQSAARIVLMDDAIDCLMSFSDFLYAFQLQLYYQEFLDSVLMIYHDLLAGKSPNTVIVPTSDSVEQLPSVAAEENDKERQQQPDGVEPSTLCQSIDALCDRFKHSHPSRSCMREILEDADKICYYSFLMSLAKHESINQTIGVLPSKAESLIDPEMDQELDKLIAQISVSPGSNSSGSAVVGLKELQRKASPRRNIHHRRRIEVESDGSTEETDSSEN